GCGGAACCGCGTTGTTCCCGATCCTGGATCTGGAGGGCTGGAGCGGCAGCGGCGGCGAGACCCACGACTTCGAGTCCCGGTACCTCGACAGCCTCGTCGGACCGCTTCCGGAGACCGCTCAGCGCTACCGGGACCGCTCCCCCATCCACCACGTCGACCGGTTGGCGGGACCGATCCTGCTCCTGCAGGGACTCGAGGACGAGATCTGCCCACCGGAGCAGAGCGATCGCTTCGCCGCACAGCTCGAAGGGCGGGGCATCCCGTTCGCCTACCTCACCTTCGAGGGCGAGCAACACGGCTTCCGCCGGTTCGAGACGGTGCAGACCGCGTTGCGGGCCGAACTGTCCTTCTACGCGCAGACCCTGGGTTTCCAGGTGTCCGGCGTGCCGACGCTGCAGCTGCGCCGATGAACGGCCTACGCCGAGCGCGGCGGCTGGTTCCCGGCGACCGGGTGGCGATCATCGCTCCCGCCGGGCCGGTGGTGGCCGCGACCTTGGACGCCGGGGTGGAGATCCTGCGAGGTTGGGGATTGGAGGTGGTCCTGGGCAAACACGTCCTGGACCGCCATCCCGACTTCGCCTACCTGGCGGGCCTGGACGCCGATCGCGCGGACGACCTGCGCAACGCCTGGCTGGACCCCGACATCGCAGGGGTGCTCTGTGCCAGAGGCGGCTACGGCTGCACCAGAACCCTGCAACGTCTTCATCCGGCGGAGCTCGCCGCCGGAAGCCCGAAGGTGTTCGCCGGTTCCAGCGATGTGACGGCGCTGCATCAGGTCTTCGGCAAAGTGCTGGGACTGGCCACGCTGTTCAGCCCCATGGTCGGTAGCGCACCGTTCGTCGACCACCCCGGCGCCGTGGAGGCGCTGCGACGCACCCTCTTCGAACCCGAGACCGCACTAGTGCTCGGCGGGCCCGACGCCGGGCCACCGCTGGTCCCGGGTCGGGCCACCGGCCGACTCTGGGGTGGGAACCTCACCCTGCTGGCCGCCGATATCGGCACCGTCGACGCACACCCGCCGCCGCCCGGGGCCATCGTGCTGTTGGAGGACGTCGGCGAGGAGCTGTACCGGCTGGATCGGATGCTCACCGAGCTGGACCGGGCGGGCTGGTGGCAGCAGGTCGCCGGATTCGCGTTGGGCTCCTGGACCGACTGCGGGCCACTCGACGCCGTTCGAACGCTGCTGGCCGACCGCCTGGGCCATCTCGGGGTGCCCATCGGCTGGGAACTGGGCTTCGGGCACTGCGCGGATCAGCTCACCGTTGCACTGGGTCTCCCTGCCGAACTGGACGCGGACGCGGGCACGCTACGGCTCTTCGAGCCCGCGCTGACCTGAGGCAGGCGACGGCACGCAGGCACGTCGCACCGAGCACCGCGCCCGGCTTCACCTGGAAACAGGGCGGGGCCGGGTCCTCATGGCCGTCTGCCGAGCCAGGCCAACATCGTCTCCTGCTCGCCGGCTCCCCTGGGCGCTGGCACCGCTGGGGCGAGAAGTCCTGCCTGCCGCCAATCGTCGATGTGGGGACGGATGTCGGCGTGCACGGCAGCCACCAGTTCCGGATCGAGACTCTCGTCGGCGCCGATGCCCACGGCGAGGTCCCAGGCGTGCACCGTCATGTCGTCGATCATCTGCCAGCCGTACTCCCGCGCCGGGATGATCCCGGCCCCGGTGTGCACCATGCCGTCCATCGCTCCCGGCGCCGACCAGGCATCGTCGGCGGCGGCGATCGCACGCGACCACACCGCCACCGGCTCCGACCCGAGCTGGTCGCCGTCGAATCGATCCCCCACCTCGTCGATCGTGGCCCCCGAGAGCAACGGCGGCACCCACAGCTGTTCGACCACCAGATGCGCGACCAGATCGCGGACCGTCCACTCGCTGCAGGGCGTCGGGGCGTCCCAGCGATCGGCGGGGACGGCGCGCACGCGCCGGTCGAACTCCGCTATCGCCCTACGACGAGCGTCCTGCTGGTCCATCGAATGCCTCCAGTTCTGTGCCCCGCGCGGCAGCCGAACCCGAGCCTAAGACGCCGGCCCCGACCTCGCCCGTGGATGCGGCACCCCGAGGACCGGTACCCACCCACGCGGACACCGGGACCGGCGAGCACGCGGCTGGTCGAACCTTCGGCGAACCCGGTGACGCCGACCGAGGCCGGACTACGCGAAGATCCCTGGGTGAACGGCGATCGACTCACCTCGGCGGAATACACGGAGTTCATCCACGCGCAGACGGCCGTCGGACCGACGCCGTTCGTCCCCGAGGTGCAGTTACACCTGGCTGCGGAGGCCTTCGAGCTGTGGGAGCGAACCGAGCGGGAACTCGGCGGATCCGATACCCCGCCGCCGTTCTGGGCCTTCGCCTGGGCGGGTGGCCAGGCACTCGCGCGCTATGTGCTCGACCATCCCGCCGTCGTCGCCGGGCGTCGGGTGCTGGATGTGGCCGCCGGTTCGGGTCTGGTCGCGATCGCGGCGGCGTCCTCGGGCGCGCTCCGGGTGCAGGCGAGCGAGATCGATCGATTCGCGGTGACGGCGATCTCGCTCAACGCGGCGATCAACGCTGTGTCGGTGACCGCCGAGCTTCGCGATGTCCTCGACGGAGACGGGCTCGACGCCGAGGTGGTGCTGGCCGGAGACGTGTTCTACGAGCGGCCGATGGCGGCGCGCGTACTGCCCATGCTCTCCCGAGCGCGGGCCAGAGGCGCCCGAGTGTTGGTGGGCGATCCGGGACGGATGTATCTACCGCGTGCGCGATTCACCGCGCTTGCCGAGTACGAGGTACCCGTGGTCGCGGCACTGGAGGACACCGAGGTCAAGACGAGCACGGTCTGGGAGTTGACCACCTGAGCATTGCGCCGCCGCACACCATCGCGGCGGCGCGGCACGGGGGCTCGCGACTCGATGGGTCGAGTCGAGGCTGCGGGGGTGAGGCGATCAGCCGCCGACGGAGCCTCGGCGGGCCCGTCGATGCCCTCGGTTGGTCAGCACCGTCATCAACAGGTTGGGGTCGTCGACGCTCAAGGTGACGTGTCGGACCGCGACGCGCCTACCGAGCCGTCGAGCATGGGCCGGAGCCTCGAGAAGAATCTGCACGAGAGCCGTCCTGGCTCCGAGCAATCGAACTCCGCCGGGCCCCACATCGGCGCCCGGAACGCGGTGGTGGGGCAGCACGATGACGGAGGACACCGATCGCAGCGGGAAGGCGGTGCGGAAGAATCGGCCCGCGCGGATGACCACCTGGTGTAGACCGACATCGACCCGACAACTGCGCGGTGTCGAGCCGGTGAGCGTCAGCATGACCCTCCGGAGCCAGTTCACCCGGAGCCGGAACCGAACGGCACCTAGGTCGACCCTTCGTGTCACAGCACCTCTCCCTGCGTTGTGCACCCAAGTGGGGCAGGTCAGCGGACGACCCATCCACACGACGACATATCCGACACGGTAACGGGCAGCGAGCCCGTTGAACACCGGCACCACGGGTAGTCGCCCCTGATCGGTGAATCAGGCCCCAAGACCCGAGATGCCCCGGCGAGACGAACTCGCCGGAGCATCTCGTTCACACCTGGGTGTTCACACCTGGATTCACTACGAGAGCGGACGGACTCGCTCCG
This Actinoalloteichus hymeniacidonis DNA region includes the following protein-coding sequences:
- a CDS encoding S66 peptidase family protein yields the protein MNGLRRARRLVPGDRVAIIAPAGPVVAATLDAGVEILRGWGLEVVLGKHVLDRHPDFAYLAGLDADRADDLRNAWLDPDIAGVLCARGGYGCTRTLQRLHPAELAAGSPKVFAGSSDVTALHQVFGKVLGLATLFSPMVGSAPFVDHPGAVEALRRTLFEPETALVLGGPDAGPPLVPGRATGRLWGGNLTLLAADIGTVDAHPPPPGAIVLLEDVGEELYRLDRMLTELDRAGWWQQVAGFALGSWTDCGPLDAVRTLLADRLGHLGVPIGWELGFGHCADQLTVALGLPAELDADAGTLRLFEPALT
- a CDS encoding TIGR03086 family metal-binding protein, whose protein sequence is MDQQDARRRAIAEFDRRVRAVPADRWDAPTPCSEWTVRDLVAHLVVEQLWVPPLLSGATIDEVGDRFDGDQLGSEPVAVWSRAIAAADDAWSAPGAMDGMVHTGAGIIPAREYGWQMIDDMTVHAWDLAVGIGADESLDPELVAAVHADIRPHIDDWRQAGLLAPAVPAPRGAGEQETMLAWLGRRP
- a CDS encoding class I SAM-dependent methyltransferase, whose protein sequence is MTPTEAGLREDPWVNGDRLTSAEYTEFIHAQTAVGPTPFVPEVQLHLAAEAFELWERTERELGGSDTPPPFWAFAWAGGQALARYVLDHPAVVAGRRVLDVAAGSGLVAIAAASSGALRVQASEIDRFAVTAISLNAAINAVSVTAELRDVLDGDGLDAEVVLAGDVFYERPMAARVLPMLSRARARGARVLVGDPGRMYLPRARFTALAEYEVPVVAALEDTEVKTSTVWELTT